The proteins below are encoded in one region of Chrysemys picta bellii isolate R12L10 chromosome 4, ASM1138683v2, whole genome shotgun sequence:
- the TBX10 gene encoding T-box transcription factor TBX10: MARSPGLSQPHTLQHRAAAVSPFHSRSLESETSRGSRPLLVCNEQGEGAGSRAPAAESPARKNQHVSNVSVQLEMRSLWEEFNSLGTEMIVTKAGRRMFPTFQVKLSGLDPLADYVLLMDFVPLDDKRYRYAFHSSSWLVAGRADPAAPGRVHFHPDSPAKGGQWMRQIVSFDKLKLTNNLLDDNGHIILNSMHRYQPRFHVVYVDPRRDSERFAHENFKSFTFVETQFMAVTAYQNHRITQLKIASNPFAKGFRDCEPDDW, translated from the exons ATGGCCAGGTCCCCTGGGCTCTCgcagccccacaccctgcagcACAGAGCCGCGGCTGTATCCCCCTTCCACAGCAGGTCACTGGAGTCTGAGACGTCCCGTGGCTCCAGGCCCCTGCTCGTCTGCAAT gagcagggggagggagctgggagccgggcTCCCGCAGCAGAGTCT CCAGCCAGGAAGAACCAGCACGTGTCCAACGTGTCCGTGCAGCTGGAGATGCGGAGCCTGTGGGAGGAATTCAACAGCCTGGGCACCGAGATGATTGTCACCAAAGCAGGGAG gAGGATGTTCCCCACCTTCCAGGTGAAGCTCTCGGGGCTGGACCCGCTGGCCGACTACGTGCTGCTTATGGACTTCGTGCCCCTGGACGACAAGCGATACAG ATATGCCTTCCACAGCTCCTCGTGGCTGGTGGCTGGCAGAGCGGATCCGGCTGCGCCCGGCCGAGTCCACTTCCACCCCGACTCGCCCGCCAAGGGGGGCCAGTGGATGAGGCAGATCGTCTCCTTCGACAAGCTCAAACTCACCAACAACCTGCTGGACGACAACGGCCAC ATCATCCTGAACTCCATGCACCGGTACCAGCCCCGCTTCCATGTGGTGTACGTGGACCCGCGCCGGGACAGCGAGCGCTTCGCCCACGAGAACTTCAAATCCTTCACCTTCGTGGAGACCCAGTTCATGGCGGTGACGGCCTACCAGAACCACCGG atcACACAGCTGAAAATCGCCAGTAACCCCTTTGCCAAGGGGTTCCGGGACTGCGAGCCAGACGACTGGtaa
- the TCIRG1 gene encoding V-type proton ATPase 116 kDa subunit a 3 isoform X1 encodes MVLLETILQPPRLKKSRVTQPSCCWVSRGQSCGSLFPAWISYAAWPPAAARPSLSTMGSMFRSEEVCLAQLFLQSASAYACVSELGERGLVEFRDLNPNVNAFQRRFVGEVRRCEDMEKTFTFLHQELRKAGLALGPCPESPPAPLPRDALHIQEQSEQLAQELREVSRNRESLGGRLREMQEYAQVLREGQRFTGQLASLGSPARPRALSDQEPLLNPSMAPRLDVKVNFVAGVIHPWRVTSFERLLWRACRGYLIANFVEMAEPMEDPATGENITWVIFLISYWGEQIGQKIRKISDCFHCHVYPYADSEADRLEVLNGLLTQINDLTTVLGETEQYLSQVLQKVVLTLPAWRVKVQKMKAIYLILNQCSFNVIEKCLIAEVWCPVRDLPQVQEALRHGSHKSGSGVESFVHRIPSSESPPTLIRTNKFTTGFQSIVDAYGVASYQEVNPAPYTIITFPFLFAVMFGDVGHGLLMFLFALWMVLAENSPRMREARNEIWQTFFEGRYLILLMGAFSVYTGFIYNECFSKATAIFPSAWSVATMVHHYNWSSDYLASHAFLTLDPNVTGVFKGPYPFGIDPVWSLANNHLNFLNSFKMKMSVILGIIHMSFGVLLGVFNHLHFRQRYQVALVFLPEAIFLLALFGYLVFMIFYKWLTFSAVNSLLAPSILIHFIDMFLFTENPDNYPLYPGQVTVQNVLVVLALASVPVLLLGTPVYLWCQHRRRGHPRLGLGPPGDAGERQPLLSSQEPGNSVNVMEADVERGGRGPEPEFEFSEVFMHQAIHTIEYCLGCISNTASYLRLWALSLAHAQLSEVLWTMVMRNGFLLHIYAGGVLLVPVFAFFAVLTVAILLVMEGLSAFLHALRLHWVEFQNKFYVGAGYKLSPFAFPPDSWE; translated from the exons ATGGTGCTCCTGGAAACTATTTTGCAACCTCCGAGGTTAAAAAAGTCCAGGGTGACTCAGCCGAGCTGCTGCTGGGTGTCTCGTGGGCAGAGCTGCGGATCCTTGTTCCCTGCCTGGATCTCTTACGCCGCGTGGCCCCCCGCAGCTGCAAGGCCGTCCCTGAG CACCATGGGCTCCATGTTCCGCAGCGAGGAGGTCTGCCTGGCCCAGCTCTTCCTGCAGTCGGCCTCGGCCTACGCCTGCGTCAGCGAGCTGGGCGAGAGGGGGCTCGTGGAGTTCAGAGAC CTCAACCCCAATGTCAACGCCTTCCAGCGGCGCTTCGTGGGTGAGGTGCGGCGTTGCGAGGACATGGAGAAAACCTTCA CGTTTCTGCACCAGGAGCTGCGGAAGGCAGGGCTGGCACTGGGGCCCTGCCCTGAAAGCCCCCCGGCCCCTCTGCCCCGTGATGCCCTGCACATCCAGGAGCAGTCCGAGCAGTTGGCCCAGGAGCTGCGCGAAGTGAGCCGCAACCGGGAGTCGCTGGGTGGACGCTTGCGGGAGATGCAGGAGTACGCGCAAGTCCTGCGCGAGGGGCAGCGCTTCACCGGCCAGCTG GCATCACTGGGCTCCCCTGCCCGGCCCCGTGCCCTCTCGGACCAGGAGCCCCTGCTCAACCCGTCCATGGCACCGCGACTCGATGTCAAAGTCAA ctttgtGGCGGGCGTGATCCACCCTTGGCGGGTGACCTCCTTTGAGCGGCTGCTGTGGCGCGCCTGCCGCGGGTACCTCATCGCCAACTTTGTGGAGATGGCGGAGCCCATGGAGGACCCAGCCACG GGTGAGAACATCACCTGGGTTATCTTCCTCATTTCCTACTGGGGGGAGCAGATCGGACAGAAAATCCGCAAAATCTCGGACTG CTTCCACTGCCACGTGTACCCCTACGCCGACTCGGAGGCCGACCGGCTGGAGGTGCTGAATGGGCTGCTCACCCAGATCAACGACCTCACCACG gtgctgggggagacgGAGCAGTACCTGTCCCAGGTGCTGCAGAAGGTGGTGCTGACGCTGCCGGCCTGGCGCGTGAAGGTGCAGAAGATGAAGGCCATCTACCTCATCCTCAACCAGTGCAGCTTCAATGTCATTGAGAAGTGCCTCATCGCCGAGGTGTGGTGCCCCGTGCGTGACCTGCCACAGGTGCAGGAGGCCTTGCGCCACGGATCG CACAAGAGTGGCTCGGGGGTGGAGTCGTTCGTGCACCGGATCCCCAGTTCTGAGAGCCCTCCCACCCTCATCCGCACCAACAAGTTCACCACCGGCTTCCAGAGCATCGTCGACGCCTATGGGGTCGCCAGTTACCAGGAGGTGAACCCGG cgcccTACACCATCATCaccttccccttcctgtttgctgtcATGTTCGGGGACGTGGGCCATGGGCTGCTGATGTTCCTTTTTGCCCTCTGGATGGTGCTGGCAGAGAACAGCCCCCGCATGAGGGAAGCGCGCAACGAG atCTGGCAGACGTTCTTTGAGGGGCGCTACCTGATTCTGCTCATGGGGGCCTTCTCCGTCTACACCGGCTTCATCTACAATGAGTGCTTCAGCAAGGCCACCGCCATCTTCCCCTCCGCCTGGAGTGTGGCCACCATGGTCCACCACTACAACTGGAG CTCCGACTACTTAGCCAGCCACGCCTTCCTCACCCTGGACCCCAACGTCACTGGAGTCTTCAAGGGGCCCTACCCCTTTGGGATCGACCCG GTCTGGAGCCTGGCCAACAACCACCTGAACTTCCTGAACTCCTTCAAGATGAAGATGTCGGTGATTCTGGGCATCATCCACATGAGCTTCGGGGTGCTGCTCGGCGTCTTCAACCACCT GCACTTCAGGCAGCGGTACCAGGTGGCACTGGTCTTCCTACCCGAGGCGATCTTCCTGCTGGCGCTCTTCGGCTACCTCGTCTTCATGATCTTCTACAAGTGGCTCACGTTCAGTGCTGTCAACTCCCTGCTGGCACCCAGCATCCTCATCCACTTCATCGACATGTTCCTGTTCACCGAGAACCCCGACAACTACCCGCTGTATCCGGGACAG GTGACGGTGCAGAACGTCCTGGTCGTCCTGGCTCTGGCCTCTGTGCCTGTCCTGCTCCTGGGCACGCCCGTGTACCTGTGGTGCCAGCACCGCCGCAGGGGGCACCCTCGTCTCGGG CTGGGCCCACCTGGGGACGCCGGGGAGCGCCAGCCGCTGCTGAGCTCGCAGGAGCCGGGGAACTCGGTGAACGTGATGGAGGCCGACGTGGAGCGTGGTGGGCGTGGCCCTGAGCCTGAG TTTGAATTCTCTGAAGTCTTCATGCACCAGGCCATCCACACCATCGAGTACTGCTTGGGCTGCATCTCCAACACGGCCTCCTACCTGCGCCTGTGGGCGCTCAGCCTGGCCCACGCAC AGCTGTCGGAGGTGCTGTGGACCATGGTGATGCGGAACGGCTTCCTGCTGCACATCTACGCGGGTGGGGTGCTGCTGGTGCCCGTCTTTGCCTTCTTTGCCGTGCTGACGGTGGCCATCCTGCTGGTGATGGAGGGGCTGTCGGCTTTCCTGCACGCCCTGCGCCTGCACTG GGTGGAATTCCAGAACAAGTTCTACGTGGGCGCCGGGTACAAGCTGAGCCCCTTTGCCTTCCCCCCCGACAGCTGGGAGTAG
- the TCIRG1 gene encoding V-type proton ATPase 116 kDa subunit a 3 isoform X2: MGSMFRSEEVCLAQLFLQSASAYACVSELGERGLVEFRDLNPNVNAFQRRFVGEVRRCEDMEKTFTFLHQELRKAGLALGPCPESPPAPLPRDALHIQEQSEQLAQELREVSRNRESLGGRLREMQEYAQVLREGQRFTGQLASLGSPARPRALSDQEPLLNPSMAPRLDVKVNFVAGVIHPWRVTSFERLLWRACRGYLIANFVEMAEPMEDPATGENITWVIFLISYWGEQIGQKIRKISDCFHCHVYPYADSEADRLEVLNGLLTQINDLTTVLGETEQYLSQVLQKVVLTLPAWRVKVQKMKAIYLILNQCSFNVIEKCLIAEVWCPVRDLPQVQEALRHGSHKSGSGVESFVHRIPSSESPPTLIRTNKFTTGFQSIVDAYGVASYQEVNPAPYTIITFPFLFAVMFGDVGHGLLMFLFALWMVLAENSPRMREARNEIWQTFFEGRYLILLMGAFSVYTGFIYNECFSKATAIFPSAWSVATMVHHYNWSSDYLASHAFLTLDPNVTGVFKGPYPFGIDPVWSLANNHLNFLNSFKMKMSVILGIIHMSFGVLLGVFNHLHFRQRYQVALVFLPEAIFLLALFGYLVFMIFYKWLTFSAVNSLLAPSILIHFIDMFLFTENPDNYPLYPGQVTVQNVLVVLALASVPVLLLGTPVYLWCQHRRRGHPRLGLGPPGDAGERQPLLSSQEPGNSVNVMEADVERGGRGPEPEFEFSEVFMHQAIHTIEYCLGCISNTASYLRLWALSLAHAQLSEVLWTMVMRNGFLLHIYAGGVLLVPVFAFFAVLTVAILLVMEGLSAFLHALRLHWVEFQNKFYVGAGYKLSPFAFPPDSWE; the protein is encoded by the exons ATGGGCTCCATGTTCCGCAGCGAGGAGGTCTGCCTGGCCCAGCTCTTCCTGCAGTCGGCCTCGGCCTACGCCTGCGTCAGCGAGCTGGGCGAGAGGGGGCTCGTGGAGTTCAGAGAC CTCAACCCCAATGTCAACGCCTTCCAGCGGCGCTTCGTGGGTGAGGTGCGGCGTTGCGAGGACATGGAGAAAACCTTCA CGTTTCTGCACCAGGAGCTGCGGAAGGCAGGGCTGGCACTGGGGCCCTGCCCTGAAAGCCCCCCGGCCCCTCTGCCCCGTGATGCCCTGCACATCCAGGAGCAGTCCGAGCAGTTGGCCCAGGAGCTGCGCGAAGTGAGCCGCAACCGGGAGTCGCTGGGTGGACGCTTGCGGGAGATGCAGGAGTACGCGCAAGTCCTGCGCGAGGGGCAGCGCTTCACCGGCCAGCTG GCATCACTGGGCTCCCCTGCCCGGCCCCGTGCCCTCTCGGACCAGGAGCCCCTGCTCAACCCGTCCATGGCACCGCGACTCGATGTCAAAGTCAA ctttgtGGCGGGCGTGATCCACCCTTGGCGGGTGACCTCCTTTGAGCGGCTGCTGTGGCGCGCCTGCCGCGGGTACCTCATCGCCAACTTTGTGGAGATGGCGGAGCCCATGGAGGACCCAGCCACG GGTGAGAACATCACCTGGGTTATCTTCCTCATTTCCTACTGGGGGGAGCAGATCGGACAGAAAATCCGCAAAATCTCGGACTG CTTCCACTGCCACGTGTACCCCTACGCCGACTCGGAGGCCGACCGGCTGGAGGTGCTGAATGGGCTGCTCACCCAGATCAACGACCTCACCACG gtgctgggggagacgGAGCAGTACCTGTCCCAGGTGCTGCAGAAGGTGGTGCTGACGCTGCCGGCCTGGCGCGTGAAGGTGCAGAAGATGAAGGCCATCTACCTCATCCTCAACCAGTGCAGCTTCAATGTCATTGAGAAGTGCCTCATCGCCGAGGTGTGGTGCCCCGTGCGTGACCTGCCACAGGTGCAGGAGGCCTTGCGCCACGGATCG CACAAGAGTGGCTCGGGGGTGGAGTCGTTCGTGCACCGGATCCCCAGTTCTGAGAGCCCTCCCACCCTCATCCGCACCAACAAGTTCACCACCGGCTTCCAGAGCATCGTCGACGCCTATGGGGTCGCCAGTTACCAGGAGGTGAACCCGG cgcccTACACCATCATCaccttccccttcctgtttgctgtcATGTTCGGGGACGTGGGCCATGGGCTGCTGATGTTCCTTTTTGCCCTCTGGATGGTGCTGGCAGAGAACAGCCCCCGCATGAGGGAAGCGCGCAACGAG atCTGGCAGACGTTCTTTGAGGGGCGCTACCTGATTCTGCTCATGGGGGCCTTCTCCGTCTACACCGGCTTCATCTACAATGAGTGCTTCAGCAAGGCCACCGCCATCTTCCCCTCCGCCTGGAGTGTGGCCACCATGGTCCACCACTACAACTGGAG CTCCGACTACTTAGCCAGCCACGCCTTCCTCACCCTGGACCCCAACGTCACTGGAGTCTTCAAGGGGCCCTACCCCTTTGGGATCGACCCG GTCTGGAGCCTGGCCAACAACCACCTGAACTTCCTGAACTCCTTCAAGATGAAGATGTCGGTGATTCTGGGCATCATCCACATGAGCTTCGGGGTGCTGCTCGGCGTCTTCAACCACCT GCACTTCAGGCAGCGGTACCAGGTGGCACTGGTCTTCCTACCCGAGGCGATCTTCCTGCTGGCGCTCTTCGGCTACCTCGTCTTCATGATCTTCTACAAGTGGCTCACGTTCAGTGCTGTCAACTCCCTGCTGGCACCCAGCATCCTCATCCACTTCATCGACATGTTCCTGTTCACCGAGAACCCCGACAACTACCCGCTGTATCCGGGACAG GTGACGGTGCAGAACGTCCTGGTCGTCCTGGCTCTGGCCTCTGTGCCTGTCCTGCTCCTGGGCACGCCCGTGTACCTGTGGTGCCAGCACCGCCGCAGGGGGCACCCTCGTCTCGGG CTGGGCCCACCTGGGGACGCCGGGGAGCGCCAGCCGCTGCTGAGCTCGCAGGAGCCGGGGAACTCGGTGAACGTGATGGAGGCCGACGTGGAGCGTGGTGGGCGTGGCCCTGAGCCTGAG TTTGAATTCTCTGAAGTCTTCATGCACCAGGCCATCCACACCATCGAGTACTGCTTGGGCTGCATCTCCAACACGGCCTCCTACCTGCGCCTGTGGGCGCTCAGCCTGGCCCACGCAC AGCTGTCGGAGGTGCTGTGGACCATGGTGATGCGGAACGGCTTCCTGCTGCACATCTACGCGGGTGGGGTGCTGCTGGTGCCCGTCTTTGCCTTCTTTGCCGTGCTGACGGTGGCCATCCTGCTGGTGATGGAGGGGCTGTCGGCTTTCCTGCACGCCCTGCGCCTGCACTG GGTGGAATTCCAGAACAAGTTCTACGTGGGCGCCGGGTACAAGCTGAGCCCCTTTGCCTTCCCCCCCGACAGCTGGGAGTAG